In one window of Halomarina pelagica DNA:
- a CDS encoding ADP-ribosylglycohydrolase family protein — MSSTAAEAGVLLGLACGDALGRPIEFRSSHQISQTHGTVTEMLGHGTHNQPAGTITDDTEMALCIARSLAEHHAFRPDDIAERFVAWYDSGPFDIGLMTSDAFQNIKHGTSWRDAGQQVWESRAEGSNAGNGSVMRCAPYSIAFRDEWSDLARVSATSSAITHADPRCTYGCIVLNLTLAGLVAQRPTPLRDALDHIEADAPEELLTALRSVPDGINPDTLSASGYVVDTLQTSLYHGLTADTAEDAIVSAVNMGDDTDTVGAVTGAVAGARFGADAFPDRWTGELECADEIARLESVLMTAEFTVDESSVS, encoded by the coding sequence ATGTCGTCAACAGCTGCTGAGGCTGGCGTTCTTCTAGGACTTGCTTGTGGCGACGCCCTCGGACGTCCCATCGAATTCCGTTCCTCACACCAGATCTCGCAGACGCACGGAACGGTTACAGAGATGCTGGGCCACGGGACGCACAATCAGCCTGCAGGGACCATTACTGACGATACCGAAATGGCGCTCTGTATTGCCCGAAGCCTTGCCGAGCATCACGCGTTCAGGCCGGACGATATCGCTGAGCGCTTCGTCGCCTGGTACGACAGTGGTCCGTTCGACATTGGCCTGATGACCAGCGATGCCTTCCAGAACATCAAACACGGAACATCCTGGCGTGATGCTGGCCAGCAGGTGTGGGAGTCCCGCGCCGAAGGGAGCAATGCTGGGAATGGGAGCGTAATGCGCTGTGCGCCGTATTCGATCGCCTTTCGGGACGAGTGGAGTGACCTTGCACGTGTGAGTGCGACGTCTTCAGCGATCACGCACGCGGATCCGCGCTGCACGTATGGCTGTATCGTGCTCAATCTCACTTTGGCAGGATTAGTAGCCCAGCGACCAACCCCTCTCAGAGACGCTCTCGACCATATCGAAGCCGATGCCCCCGAGGAACTCCTCACAGCGTTACGCTCGGTTCCGGACGGTATCAATCCCGACACGCTCAGTGCAAGCGGCTACGTGGTCGATACGCTGCAAACATCGCTGTATCACGGACTTACAGCGGACACGGCGGAGGATGCCATCGTCTCTGCTGTAAATATGGGAGATGACACCGACACCGTCGGTGCAGTTACGGGAGCTGTCGCAGGGGCTCGGTTCGGGGCAGACGCATTCCCCGATCGATGGACCGGCGAGTTGGAGTGTGCCGATGAAATCGCGCGCCTCGAGTCGGTACTTATGACTGCAGAATTCACCGTGGACGAGAGTTCCGTTAGCTAG
- a CDS encoding metallophosphoesterase family protein — protein MTVEDVDGTSFSFTVWVKSSNGRDYPWQEGHWYRLHSAYGEVWPAGRELHGTGKLEIEHKGVRPTDRRAKLLYLTDTHLGKQTAGHKNNSWKIDTVAGFNAAIGLAIEHRVDAVVHTGDVFHNDTRNGIPDSIEETCHDRLTELANAGIPFYFIYGNHARKKGKVCLEQFCDAGLATHLRSRPIVIGDAVALYGVDYQKSWDHGQLGFERPPSGVATLLCMHQSVAPLTGSPNPDCHLQEVLEESTISIDGLALGHLHTNAEKTLNGCSAFCGGATERLTNDLEPSVETITIEKGEIRRQRHLLGD, from the coding sequence ATGACTGTCGAGGACGTTGACGGGACTTCATTCTCATTTACAGTTTGGGTGAAAAGCTCGAACGGGCGGGACTACCCGTGGCAGGAAGGGCATTGGTATCGACTTCACTCTGCATATGGGGAGGTGTGGCCAGCTGGCCGAGAGCTGCATGGGACGGGCAAGCTCGAGATCGAACACAAAGGCGTTCGCCCGACCGACCGCCGTGCGAAGCTTCTCTACCTGACTGATACCCATCTGGGAAAGCAAACAGCCGGTCATAAAAACAATTCTTGGAAGATCGACACCGTCGCTGGATTCAACGCTGCGATTGGCCTCGCGATTGAGCATCGTGTCGATGCCGTTGTTCATACTGGCGACGTCTTTCATAACGATACCAGGAACGGGATTCCAGATTCGATCGAAGAAACATGCCATGATCGTCTCACTGAGTTGGCGAACGCCGGGATTCCGTTTTATTTCATCTACGGCAACCATGCGCGGAAAAAGGGGAAAGTCTGTCTCGAACAGTTCTGTGACGCAGGATTGGCTACGCATCTCCGCTCCCGTCCTATTGTGATCGGTGATGCCGTCGCACTCTATGGAGTCGACTATCAGAAATCGTGGGACCACGGTCAGCTAGGCTTTGAGCGTCCACCAAGCGGAGTCGCGACTCTCCTCTGTATGCACCAGTCGGTTGCACCGCTTACGGGAAGTCCGAACCCTGATTGCCACTTACAGGAAGTACTCGAAGAGAGCACGATTTCGATTGACGGGCTTGCTCTCGGCCATCTTCATACGAACGCTGAGAAAACCCTGAATGGCTGCTCCGCGTTTTGTGGTGGGGCGACAGAACGACTAACCAACGACCTAGAGCCAAGCGTAGAAACCATCACTATCGAGAAGGGAGAGATCCGCCGTCAACGACATCTTTTGGGCGATTAG
- a CDS encoding ATP-dependent nuclease, which translates to MTEDRTYISSLSLENIGKFERLTLKMSPFTLLVGPNDAGKTTVLEALQTVCGHSKLDLQRVRRDRTRETRRAPHASIGAVIENPPDDLVDRSNLNDGDAAGLRIKWEVTGDAESNVSLETPSYYLRERVPEDDRLHEWDYYADEEREILEDYEIDPGSNGEKREQQYKELKAELLQDPENTCLNWVSCGTREFRRFAPATEQIDTEDVDSPQNLLSKLLRQETESFLYSDDDADEPRRIDELLEIEQRATEALNERLQSLSDRMDRYLPGLEEITVDPEWSFVNGADFSDIVLRRRGESIPLQELGGGTTARSALSMLEWSTETNDGKQSVIRTMDEPDHRLHFDVQRRLIKLLRNDIPDEESYLSQCIVSTHSLVMVDATPLHEVVYLPEEVDSEEERAPLLTRDEAEAGELMGNIMAGLGLSASWVYLERAMIVVEGATEYNYITEIYHRITGSTLVEDGVQVWDCQGCGHIVRTLERLQKAGRVQTFVMLDADAKSRESSDETLESVLDDMYEARGSEPELVWIGDKELEDVWEKDDIMRLAEEHWPRADGNDWSVNHFNSVDEAEKPSGEIVNVVKQGCAANMQTCPKVTKEHIGLRMGRLEGVNHPDKIVNLLNHVHECCSRDREVIPE; encoded by the coding sequence ATGACTGAGGATCGAACCTACATTTCTAGCCTCTCTCTTGAGAATATTGGGAAATTTGAAAGGCTCACACTCAAGATGAGCCCGTTTACGCTCCTCGTTGGTCCAAACGATGCAGGAAAGACGACAGTCTTGGAAGCCTTACAGACGGTATGCGGCCATTCTAAGCTGGATTTACAGCGGGTCCGACGAGATAGGACAAGAGAGACGAGAAGAGCACCGCACGCATCAATTGGAGCGGTTATCGAGAACCCGCCAGATGACCTGGTTGATCGTTCCAATCTTAACGACGGCGATGCTGCAGGACTCAGAATCAAGTGGGAAGTCACAGGAGATGCTGAGTCAAATGTCAGTTTAGAAACCCCGAGTTACTATCTCAGAGAGCGAGTTCCAGAAGATGACCGTCTTCATGAATGGGACTACTATGCAGACGAAGAGCGGGAAATCCTGGAGGACTACGAAATTGATCCTGGCAGCAATGGCGAAAAGCGGGAACAACAATACAAGGAGCTGAAGGCTGAACTCCTCCAGGATCCAGAGAACACTTGCCTCAATTGGGTCTCGTGTGGAACACGAGAATTCCGCAGGTTTGCTCCAGCAACCGAGCAGATAGATACTGAAGACGTTGATAGTCCACAGAATTTGCTTTCGAAATTACTTCGACAAGAAACAGAATCTTTCCTCTATTCGGACGATGACGCGGATGAGCCGAGACGAATCGATGAGCTTCTTGAGATTGAACAGCGGGCGACAGAGGCGCTTAATGAGAGGCTCCAAAGCCTCTCCGACAGAATGGATCGTTATCTTCCGGGGTTAGAGGAAATTACAGTCGATCCGGAGTGGAGCTTCGTTAACGGTGCTGACTTTTCTGATATCGTTCTCCGTCGACGCGGTGAATCAATTCCTCTCCAAGAACTGGGCGGTGGAACGACTGCCAGGTCTGCTCTCTCAATGCTTGAGTGGAGCACGGAGACCAATGATGGAAAGCAATCGGTAATTCGAACTATGGATGAGCCCGACCATCGCCTCCACTTCGACGTCCAACGGAGATTAATCAAGCTGCTCCGAAATGACATTCCTGATGAAGAAAGCTACCTCTCTCAATGCATTGTCTCGACACACAGTTTGGTTATGGTCGATGCAACTCCTCTACATGAGGTAGTATATCTCCCGGAAGAAGTAGACTCGGAAGAGGAAAGAGCCCCGCTACTTACGAGAGACGAGGCTGAGGCTGGAGAGCTTATGGGGAATATCATGGCTGGGTTGGGTCTATCAGCCAGCTGGGTCTATCTTGAGCGAGCAATGATCGTTGTGGAGGGGGCAACCGAATACAACTACATCACTGAAATATACCACCGGATAACCGGATCTACCCTAGTAGAGGATGGAGTACAAGTCTGGGATTGCCAAGGATGCGGTCACATCGTTAGAACCCTTGAACGCCTTCAGAAAGCGGGCCGGGTGCAAACGTTCGTTATGCTAGATGCCGACGCGAAAAGCCGAGAATCGTCGGATGAAACCCTCGAAAGCGTTCTAGATGACATGTACGAGGCTCGTGGGTCGGAACCAGAGCTTGTTTGGATCGGTGACAAGGAATTGGAGGATGTCTGGGAAAAAGACGATATAATGCGTCTCGCCGAAGAACACTGGCCAAGAGCGGATGGGAACGACTGGAGCGTAAATCATTTTAACTCGGTCGATGAGGCAGAGAAACCGAGTGGGGAGATTGTCAACGTAGTAAAACAGGGCTGCGCAGCGAACATGCAAACCTGTCCCAAAGTTACCAAAGAACACATAGGCCTTAGAATGGGACGGTTAGAGGGCGTGAACCATCCGGACAAGATTGTCAATCTTCTAAATCACGTTCATGAGTGTTGCAGTCGTGATCGGGAAGTTATTCCTGAATGA
- a CDS encoding transposase, with protein MPTDPSAVADSIIVHAETLCEREDHLWDVIRQLSIPVDNLKDTRDQNRVTFGTDEMFRTLLFKGIRGISQNELAQRLGREPSLVKSFHLDITDLSNTPTQQQLSYTHAQFSEDTQETLNRTVAGVRQVALDNGVLTEGLVPAVPTDVEDESPSTNEYKKEKAQKTLTLARKHVIPEFDTHRAAHKTYSDEVMLDMFASICANKGSAHSEAEYGWLTDDDLICDDSTFLRAIKKIATPKESDGQLTFEDFEDDDSMPGIDQIRDAIMTAFNAATENIINSIRGDDPFDSRETVAAIDITHEQFHVWPWEDKEAGIAKPDYPKMVSGYKKDGEYKRGFKYATITLVGDHAPIVLGIEPVKEDSAWEPDDSPSYSKADLVSRLLDRAEQFVDLDTVMFDRGFYVNRVYADVHERGLTYLSPVPTYKNDLAAIQNIQEHPTADEAVKHDVPFGIDGEIHHKAEFLYAPSTSDDADGKYAVFVTNQDCVEPEEISSVVNGYSRRWDIENQYKSIKDFMPQTSSTDYRLRLCNFVLSTLIYNLWRLTDYLIKVALDEPIRSPPVITAKTFVRALGDFLREFG; from the coding sequence ATGCCGACTGACCCGTCGGCTGTCGCTGACTCAATCATTGTCCACGCGGAGACCCTCTGTGAGCGTGAAGACCACCTCTGGGACGTCATTCGCCAGCTATCAATTCCCGTCGACAATCTCAAAGATACCCGCGATCAGAACCGCGTGACCTTTGGAACTGACGAGATGTTCCGCACGCTCTTGTTCAAGGGGATTCGCGGCATCTCCCAGAACGAATTAGCGCAACGACTTGGGCGGGAGCCGAGCTTAGTCAAGAGCTTCCACCTCGATATCACCGATCTCTCGAATACGCCGACCCAGCAACAGCTCTCGTACACGCACGCACAGTTCAGCGAGGACACCCAGGAAACCCTCAATCGGACGGTTGCTGGCGTCCGGCAGGTGGCTCTAGATAACGGTGTTCTCACAGAGGGATTGGTTCCAGCAGTCCCAACAGACGTTGAGGATGAGTCACCGAGCACAAACGAGTACAAGAAAGAGAAAGCCCAGAAGACACTAACTCTTGCTCGCAAACACGTCATCCCCGAATTCGACACCCACCGAGCGGCCCACAAGACGTACTCCGACGAGGTAATGCTGGATATGTTCGCAAGTATCTGCGCGAACAAGGGCAGTGCCCACTCGGAGGCTGAGTACGGTTGGCTCACTGATGATGACTTGATTTGTGACGACTCGACGTTCCTACGCGCAATCAAGAAGATCGCCACGCCGAAGGAGTCCGACGGGCAGCTCACATTCGAGGATTTCGAGGATGACGATTCGATGCCCGGGATCGACCAGATTCGGGACGCGATTATGACAGCGTTCAACGCTGCCACGGAGAACATCATCAATTCGATCCGTGGCGACGATCCTTTCGACTCACGCGAAACCGTCGCAGCGATCGACATCACCCACGAGCAGTTCCACGTCTGGCCCTGGGAGGACAAGGAAGCGGGCATCGCAAAGCCAGACTATCCGAAGATGGTGAGCGGGTACAAGAAAGACGGTGAGTATAAACGCGGCTTCAAGTACGCCACTATCACGCTGGTTGGCGACCACGCACCGATCGTTCTCGGTATTGAGCCAGTGAAAGAGGATTCTGCGTGGGAGCCCGACGACTCGCCATCGTACTCGAAGGCTGACCTAGTGAGTCGACTGTTGGACCGCGCTGAGCAGTTCGTCGACCTGGATACGGTGATGTTCGACCGTGGATTCTACGTCAATCGCGTGTACGCAGATGTTCACGAGCGCGGACTCACATACCTCTCGCCGGTTCCGACGTATAAGAATGATTTAGCAGCGATCCAGAATATTCAGGAGCATCCGACAGCGGACGAAGCTGTCAAGCACGATGTCCCGTTCGGAATCGACGGCGAAATTCACCATAAGGCAGAGTTCCTCTATGCCCCGAGTACGAGCGACGATGCCGATGGAAAGTACGCGGTGTTCGTAACGAACCAAGATTGCGTCGAACCCGAAGAGATCTCGAGTGTCGTGAACGGGTACAGTCGGCGGTGGGACATCGAGAACCAGTACAAGTCGATCAAGGATTTCATGCCACAGACGTCGTCGACGGACTACCGACTTCGCCTGTGCAACTTCGTGCTGTCGACGCTGATCTATAATCTGTGGCGGCTCACAGATTATCTGATCAAGGTCGCGCTCGACGAGCCGATTCGGTCGCCGCCAGTGATCACGGCGAAGACGTTCGTGCGAGCGTTGGGCGACTTCCTACGGGAGTTCGGGTAA
- a CDS encoding DUF1801 domain-containing protein, with amino-acid sequence MSVSSPLTTQRVSELVMANRAIRAPYYSKDQDEGVRFTDLDKGLQWGADAIPALLGLFRVEQDTREDYPDGWVGFALHWRGGTLRLDFDLISEPEASDPVIVVTAIAGREGKKTIMDENFGEIELPDQVPTEQEWKDREKQYQKARRNDDTDGSAAVKAYIAALPGWKREIATQFDEIIQREVPNMRRAVKYHQPFYGVKDQGWFASFSAFSKHVKLTFVCESYLKPEPPSGTAPERQALDIKETDTLDEKQVASWIRQAVDNPGMNW; translated from the coding sequence ATGAGTGTGTCCAGCCCACTTACGACTCAGCGGGTTTCCGAACTCGTGATGGCCAACCGAGCGATCAGAGCACCCTACTACAGTAAAGACCAGGACGAGGGGGTACGTTTCACGGATCTTGACAAGGGACTCCAGTGGGGTGCCGATGCTATTCCAGCCTTGCTAGGCCTGTTCCGAGTAGAGCAAGACACTCGGGAGGACTACCCCGACGGCTGGGTGGGCTTTGCTCTCCACTGGCGAGGCGGGACATTGCGGCTGGACTTCGACCTGATTTCTGAACCTGAAGCGTCGGACCCGGTCATAGTCGTGACCGCGATAGCAGGCCGAGAGGGGAAGAAAACCATTATGGACGAAAACTTTGGGGAAATCGAACTGCCGGACCAGGTCCCGACGGAGCAGGAATGGAAGGACCGGGAAAAACAGTATCAGAAGGCGCGGCGGAACGATGATACCGATGGATCGGCTGCAGTAAAGGCATATATTGCAGCCTTGCCGGGATGGAAGCGTGAGATCGCAACACAATTTGACGAGATCATCCAACGCGAAGTCCCTAATATGCGCCGCGCGGTGAAGTATCACCAACCGTTCTATGGGGTCAAGGATCAAGGTTGGTTCGCGTCATTCAGCGCGTTCTCGAAACACGTGAAACTGACATTTGTGTGTGAATCGTACCTTAAGCCAGAGCCGCCCAGCGGGACAGCTCCGGAGCGACAGGCTCTAGATATAAAGGAGACAGACACACTGGACGAGAAGCAAGTCGCTTCTTGGATCCGGCAAGCCGTAGACAATCCAGGAATGAACTGGTGA
- a CDS encoding ArsR/SmtB family transcription factor has product MVEQKPDDLDLDAVFQALSHPIRRSILEQLADGPESVSDLAEPHDVSLPAVSKHLRVLEDAGLIDVEKDGLVRRCHLDAAPLSAAFGWLTQYRVFWEDRLAALANHLENEDQ; this is encoded by the coding sequence ATGGTTGAACAGAAGCCAGACGACCTGGACCTCGACGCGGTTTTCCAGGCACTCTCTCATCCAATTCGTCGGTCAATCCTCGAACAGTTGGCTGATGGCCCAGAGAGTGTGAGCGACCTGGCCGAGCCTCACGACGTTTCCCTGCCAGCCGTCTCTAAGCACCTGCGCGTGCTGGAGGATGCTGGTTTGATCGACGTCGAGAAGGACGGTCTCGTTCGCCGCTGTCACCTCGACGCTGCACCGCTTTCCGCGGCGTTCGGGTGGCTTACACAGTACCGCGTTTTCTGGGAGGACCGGTTAGCTGCGCTGGCCAACCATCTGGAGAACGAAGACCAATGA
- a CDS encoding SRPBCC domain-containing protein, with the protein MTDNATKDDASSTENPAGEGQSITVNRVIEAPTERVYEAFLTPEDIAVWSPPEGFRAEVQEVEPEEGGSFRVENIGEAEGMEQYSHTFEGTYQELKRGEKIVWTEESGEGEDFSTVTVTLNAVPDGTEVTLRLDGISEDVAEEYGVAEAWEDSLRKLAGQVED; encoded by the coding sequence ATGACAGACAACGCCACCAAAGACGATGCATCATCGACAGAGAACCCGGCTGGCGAGGGGCAGAGCATTACCGTAAATCGCGTGATTGAAGCGCCGACGGAGCGGGTGTACGAGGCATTTCTTACCCCTGAGGACATCGCGGTGTGGTCGCCCCCGGAAGGATTCCGCGCTGAGGTTCAGGAGGTCGAGCCCGAAGAAGGCGGTTCCTTCCGCGTTGAGAACATCGGCGAGGCCGAAGGGATGGAACAATACTCCCACACGTTCGAAGGCACCTACCAGGAACTGAAACGCGGTGAGAAGATAGTCTGGACTGAAGAGTCAGGAGAGGGTGAGGATTTTAGTACTGTCACGGTCACCTTGAATGCAGTCCCTGACGGGACTGAGGTCACCCTCCGGTTAGATGGTATCTCCGAGGATGTCGCCGAGGAATACGGCGTCGCGGAAGCGTGGGAAGACTCCCTCCGGAAACTCGCCGGTCAGGTGGAGGACTGA
- a CDS encoding PEP/pyruvate-binding domain-containing protein — protein sequence MSDIEDARAAGTYVVPFDDTRATNRALVGGKGANLAQLVEAELSVPAGFCVTTVAYEELIDDPTIKKAIDKLAGIDPSDTAAISDAGSALRARIQNRSIPGEIRDAIKTALGEISSDPEQAYAVRSSATAEDLPEASFAGQQETFLNVRGTDEIIARVRACMASLFTDRAIAYRDRNDVAHEEVSIAVVVQKMVIPDVSGILFTADPQTGNRRIASIEAGIGLGEALVSGEVTADNIRVETRTGEVLDYEVGDQQSAVRPSPEGGIETVELNTTERSSRVLTIEQIRTLVELGEDIEALLESPQDIEWCLDGGEFYVVQSRPITSLFPLPSPLPDDDRLHVYFSLGHVQAFAEAMPPLVRDVWIEFCNLWMVELGMDTTAQWAVEAGGRVYIDMTPFLKIGFVRRGFPKWLSATSEPLGIAVDDLLARRGDEFQEKWTARKILTLVNQVASAVRTQARPMISAVVRGFFGAFIGEPTPKQEEARWNTWGWNAAAPVCTPETPAERARAVFDSDNSALTNYPRLGPLYAAQLAEVLLQQLVPDAPEELNDVGRGFPDELVTRINLGLGDLADVARDHPAVAQALREGASLNEIESLEGGEAFRTELDGFLEEFGHRATGELDISRPRWRDEPSGLLATVRANLKHEQAGEHRKHLRQMEQQASAAAMSLEERADRGVFGPLRKRVVRRLIRTYRGYIQTREHPKQGLAHLFAAWHDAICDAGELLVNEGQLDEIDDVWFLRREELFAALGGNPPEIDIASRRAEFERHKTVDAPPVLTSEGEAPSSRIEREDVPEGALVGTGVSGGVVEGVARVVRDPSEETIEKGEILIAPSSDPGWTPLFLNAAGMVVEVGGQMSHGALVAREYGLPAVVSVSEATRRIKTGQRVRIDGTQGIVELLDDDE from the coding sequence ATGAGTGATATTGAAGACGCCCGAGCAGCCGGTACGTACGTCGTCCCGTTCGACGACACTAGGGCAACGAATCGTGCGCTTGTCGGTGGCAAGGGCGCTAACCTCGCTCAACTCGTTGAAGCTGAACTATCGGTGCCTGCGGGCTTCTGTGTGACGACTGTTGCATATGAGGAACTAATCGACGATCCAACCATCAAGAAGGCTATCGACAAGCTCGCAGGAATCGATCCGTCAGACACAGCGGCGATTTCCGATGCGGGAAGCGCATTGCGCGCTCGAATCCAGAACCGCAGTATTCCGGGGGAGATCCGAGACGCAATCAAGACTGCCCTTGGCGAGATTTCGAGCGATCCAGAGCAGGCGTATGCGGTTCGTTCCAGCGCGACAGCCGAAGACCTGCCAGAGGCGTCGTTTGCAGGCCAACAGGAGACGTTTCTTAACGTTCGTGGCACAGATGAGATTATCGCTCGAGTTCGCGCCTGCATGGCGAGTCTGTTCACCGATCGCGCAATCGCGTATCGAGATAGAAACGACGTCGCTCACGAGGAGGTTTCGATTGCGGTTGTCGTCCAGAAGATGGTCATACCCGACGTCTCTGGAATCCTCTTCACCGCCGATCCACAAACGGGCAACCGCCGCATCGCATCTATCGAGGCCGGGATAGGACTTGGAGAGGCGTTGGTGTCTGGGGAGGTGACCGCAGACAACATTCGCGTGGAGACGCGGACTGGTGAAGTGCTCGACTACGAGGTGGGGGATCAACAGAGTGCAGTTCGACCAAGTCCGGAAGGAGGAATCGAGACGGTCGAACTAAACACGACCGAACGCAGCTCGCGTGTGCTCACGATTGAGCAGATTCGGACTCTGGTGGAGTTAGGCGAGGACATCGAAGCGTTGTTGGAAAGTCCTCAGGACATCGAATGGTGTCTGGATGGGGGAGAGTTCTACGTCGTGCAGTCCCGCCCGATCACGTCACTGTTCCCCCTGCCATCGCCTCTGCCGGATGACGATCGCCTACATGTCTACTTCAGTTTAGGGCACGTTCAAGCGTTTGCCGAAGCGATGCCACCGCTAGTCAGAGATGTCTGGATTGAGTTCTGCAACCTCTGGATGGTGGAGTTAGGAATGGATACCACTGCGCAGTGGGCAGTTGAGGCCGGTGGGCGAGTCTATATCGATATGACGCCGTTTTTGAAGATCGGTTTTGTTCGCCGTGGGTTCCCGAAGTGGCTATCAGCGACCAGTGAACCGCTTGGTATTGCCGTCGATGATCTGTTGGCTCGACGTGGTGATGAGTTCCAAGAGAAGTGGACAGCTCGTAAGATTCTCACACTAGTGAATCAAGTCGCTAGCGCGGTTCGGACACAAGCGCGACCGATGATCTCGGCAGTGGTGAGAGGATTCTTCGGAGCGTTCATCGGGGAACCTACCCCGAAGCAAGAGGAAGCTCGGTGGAACACGTGGGGATGGAACGCTGCTGCCCCCGTATGTACCCCCGAAACACCTGCTGAACGCGCTCGTGCTGTCTTTGATAGTGATAATAGCGCACTTACAAACTATCCGCGTCTCGGACCGTTGTATGCTGCCCAGCTAGCAGAAGTCTTGCTCCAGCAGCTCGTCCCAGATGCTCCCGAGGAACTGAACGATGTTGGTAGGGGTTTCCCAGATGAATTAGTGACGCGAATCAATCTTGGTCTAGGGGATCTCGCTGACGTGGCGCGTGACCATCCAGCAGTCGCCCAAGCACTTCGAGAGGGTGCATCGCTCAATGAGATTGAATCCCTCGAGGGAGGCGAGGCGTTCCGTACTGAACTCGACGGCTTTCTCGAGGAGTTCGGCCACCGTGCGACCGGAGAACTCGATATCAGCCGTCCTCGGTGGCGCGATGAACCCTCCGGATTACTCGCGACGGTTCGGGCGAACCTCAAACACGAGCAAGCAGGTGAACACCGTAAGCATCTCCGCCAAATGGAACAGCAGGCATCCGCAGCGGCGATGTCCCTCGAAGAACGGGCCGACCGCGGGGTGTTCGGCCCGCTTCGCAAACGAGTTGTCCGGCGGCTGATTCGAACCTATCGCGGCTACATCCAGACGCGCGAGCATCCGAAACAGGGTCTTGCCCACCTATTTGCGGCGTGGCACGACGCAATCTGCGACGCTGGTGAGTTACTCGTCAACGAAGGGCAGTTGGACGAAATCGATGATGTCTGGTTCCTCCGACGAGAGGAGTTGTTCGCCGCACTGGGGGGCAACCCACCTGAGATCGATATTGCCTCTCGGCGCGCGGAGTTCGAGCGGCACAAAACCGTGGACGCTCCACCTGTGTTAACCAGTGAGGGGGAAGCGCCAAGTAGTCGCATCGAGCGCGAAGACGTTCCCGAGGGGGCACTCGTCGGAACCGGTGTCTCTGGTGGCGTCGTCGAAGGGGTCGCTCGGGTCGTCCGTGATCCATCCGAGGAAACGATTGAGAAGGGTGAAATTCTCATCGCTCCGTCATCCGACCCAGGCTGGACGCCATTATTCCTGAACGCGGCAGGGATGGTCGTGGAGGTCGGCGGCCAAATGAGCCACGGCGCGCTCGTCGCGCGTGAATACGGACTTCCTGCGGTAGTGTCGGTGTCCGAGGCGACCCGCCGCATTAAAACGGGTCAACGAGTACGAATCGATGGGACACAAGGGATCGTCGAGCTCCTCGATGATGATGAGTAA
- a CDS encoding TetR/AcrR family transcriptional regulator, producing MLDFPTKHPPHYLLPHMPRFTDAKRERVRETLHETGRELFGRYGLRKTTLQELTEPAEIATGTFYQFYDSKEELYIEILKEYSREFGPRLLRNSFEEHDDPKDAIAAFLKLLTDEFESNSLIHKVIVEDEFDRIQAQYTEQKGEAEREHNVAYLLPYIEQWYDDGRMSGPDPEIIGRVIESVAYITLHEDDIGEEHYPAVRNTLIAAVADGLTNEPDSAGDTHE from the coding sequence ATGCTCGACTTCCCAACCAAACATCCACCACACTACCTATTACCACACATGCCACGCTTCACTGATGCAAAGCGAGAACGGGTTCGCGAAACACTTCACGAGACTGGGCGTGAATTGTTTGGCCGCTATGGACTACGCAAGACCACGCTACAGGAACTCACAGAACCCGCTGAAATCGCTACAGGGACGTTTTATCAATTTTACGACTCGAAAGAAGAGCTCTATATCGAGATTTTGAAAGAGTACAGCAGGGAATTTGGCCCTCGTTTATTGAGGAATTCCTTCGAAGAACACGATGATCCAAAGGACGCGATTGCGGCGTTTCTCAAACTTCTCACCGACGAATTCGAATCAAATTCTCTTATCCACAAGGTCATCGTCGAAGACGAATTCGACCGGATTCAGGCCCAGTACACGGAGCAAAAAGGAGAAGCAGAGCGTGAACACAACGTTGCGTATCTTCTGCCGTATATCGAACAATGGTACGATGACGGGCGGATGTCCGGTCCTGATCCGGAGATAATCGGGCGTGTGATTGAATCAGTAGCATACATCACGCTCCACGAGGACGATATCGGTGAGGAACATTACCCAGCAGTTCGAAACACACTCATCGCCGCCGTTGCAGACGGGCTAACGAACGAACCTGATTCTGCGGGAGACACTCATGAGTGA